A stretch of the Streptomyces venezuelae genome encodes the following:
- the rpsJ gene encoding 30S ribosomal protein S10 → MAGQKIRIRLKAYDHEVIDSSAKKIVETVTRTGASVAGPVPLPTEKNVYCVIKSPHKYKDSREHFEMRTHKRLIDILDPTPKTVDSLMRLDLPAGVDIEIKL, encoded by the coding sequence ATGGCGGGACAGAAGATCCGCATCCGGCTCAAGGCCTACGACCACGAGGTCATCGACTCCTCGGCGAAGAAGATCGTCGAGACGGTGACCCGCACTGGTGCGTCGGTCGCGGGCCCGGTGCCGCTGCCCACTGAGAAGAACGTGTACTGCGTCATCAAGTCGCCGCACAAGTACAAGGACTCGCGCGAGCACTTCGAGATGCGCACGCACAAGCGCCTGATCGACATCCTCGACCCGACGCCCAAGACCGTTGACTCGCTGATGCGCCTGGACCTTCCGGCCGGCGTTGACATCGAGATCAAGCTCTGA
- the rplC gene encoding 50S ribosomal protein L3, with protein MAKQIKGVLGEKLGMTQVWDENNRVVPVTVVKAGPCVVTQVRTNDIDGYESVQIAFGEIDPRKVNKPLKGHFAKADVTPRRHLVELRTSDASEYTLGQEITAEVFESGVKVDVTGKSKGKGFAGVMKRHNFRGLGAGHGTQRKHRSPGSIGGCATPGRVFKGLRMAGRMGNERVTTQNLTVHAVDAEKGLLLIKGAVPGPNGGLVLVRTAAKGA; from the coding sequence ATGGCTAAGCAGATCAAGGGCGTCCTGGGCGAGAAGCTCGGCATGACCCAGGTCTGGGACGAGAACAACCGTGTCGTCCCGGTGACCGTCGTCAAGGCCGGGCCCTGTGTCGTTACCCAGGTCCGCACCAACGACATCGACGGCTACGAGTCGGTCCAGATCGCCTTCGGCGAGATCGACCCGCGCAAGGTGAACAAGCCCCTCAAGGGCCACTTCGCCAAGGCCGACGTGACCCCGCGCCGCCACCTGGTGGAGCTCCGTACCTCCGACGCCAGCGAGTACACGCTCGGCCAGGAGATCACTGCCGAGGTGTTCGAGTCCGGCGTCAAGGTTGACGTCACGGGCAAGAGCAAGGGCAAGGGCTTCGCCGGTGTCATGAAGCGCCACAACTTCCGCGGTCTGGGTGCCGGTCACGGTACGCAGCGCAAGCACCGCTCTCCCGGTTCCATCGGTGGCTGCGCCACCCCGGGCCGTGTGTTCAAGGGCCTCCGCATGGCTGGCCGTATGGGCAACGAGCGGGTCACCACCCAGAACCTGACCGTTCACGCCGTTGACGCGGAGAAGGGCCTGCTGCTCATCAAGGGCGCGGTTCCCGGTCCCAACGGCGGCCTGGTCCTGGTCCGCACTGCGGCCAAGGGGGCCTGA
- the rplD gene encoding 50S ribosomal protein L4: MSTIDILSPAGDKTGTVELPAEIFDAKVSVPLIHQVVVAQLAAARQGTHKTKTRGEVRGGGKKPYRQKGTGRARQGSTRAPQFAGGGVVHGPVPRDYSQRTPKKMKAAALRGALTDRARHSRIHVVSGVVEGAASTKAAKVLFGKISERKNLLLVVDRADEAAWLSARNLPQVHILEPGQLNTYDVLVSDDVVFTQAAFESFVSGPKAAETEGNEG; this comes from the coding sequence ATGAGCACCATTGACATTCTGTCGCCCGCGGGCGACAAGACCGGGACCGTCGAGCTCCCGGCCGAGATCTTCGACGCCAAGGTCAGCGTTCCGCTGATCCACCAGGTCGTCGTCGCGCAGCTTGCTGCCGCCCGTCAGGGCACGCACAAGACGAAGACGCGTGGCGAGGTCCGTGGTGGTGGCAAGAAGCCTTACCGCCAGAAGGGCACCGGCCGCGCCCGTCAGGGTTCGACCCGTGCGCCGCAGTTCGCCGGCGGTGGCGTCGTGCACGGCCCCGTGCCGCGTGACTACTCGCAGCGGACCCCGAAGAAGATGAAGGCCGCCGCTCTGCGTGGCGCCCTCACCGACCGGGCCCGTCACTCCCGCATCCACGTCGTCTCCGGCGTGGTCGAGGGTGCCGCTTCCACCAAGGCCGCCAAGGTTCTGTTCGGCAAGATCTCGGAGCGCAAGAACCTGCTCCTGGTCGTCGACCGTGCCGACGAGGCCGCGTGGCTGTCCGCCCGCAACCTGCCCCAGGTGCACATCCTGGAGCCGGGCCAGCTGAACACGTACGACGTGCTCGTCTCGGACGACGTGGTCTTCACCCAGGCCGCTTTCGAGTCCTTCGTGTCTGGCCCCAAGGCCGCTGAGACCGAAGGGAACGAGGGCTGA
- the rplW gene encoding 50S ribosomal protein L23: MSEATITSKTFTDPRDLLIKPVVSEKSYALLDENKYTFIVAPGANKTQIKQAVEAVFSVKVTGVNTINRQGKRKRTKTGFGKRANTKRAIVTLAEGDRIDIFGQAS; the protein is encoded by the coding sequence ATGTCTGAGGCCACGATCACCAGCAAGACCTTCACGGACCCGCGCGACCTGCTGATCAAGCCGGTCGTCTCCGAGAAGAGCTACGCGCTGCTGGACGAGAACAAGTACACGTTCATCGTCGCGCCCGGCGCCAACAAGACCCAGATCAAGCAGGCCGTCGAGGCGGTCTTCTCGGTCAAGGTCACCGGGGTCAACACGATCAACCGTCAGGGTAAGCGCAAGCGCACCAAGACCGGTTTCGGCAAGCGCGCCAACACCAAGCGCGCCATCGTGACCCTCGCCGAGGGCGACCGTATCGACATCTTCGGCCAGGCCTCCTAA
- the rplB gene encoding 50S ribosomal protein L2 — MGIRKYKPTTPGRRGSSVADFVEITRSTPEKSLVRPLHSKGGRNNAGRVTVRHQGGGHKRAYRVIDFRRHDKDGVPAKVAHIEYDPNRTARIALLHYADGEKRYIIAPRGLNQGDRIENGPTADIKPGNNLALRNIPVGTTIHAIELRPGGGAKFARSAGASVQLLAKEGAMAHLRMPSGEIRLVDVRCRATVGEVGNAEQSNINWGKAGRMRWKGVRPTVRGVAMNPVDHPHGGGEGKTSGGRHPVSPWGQKEGRTRSPKKASSKYIVRRRKTNKKR; from the coding sequence ATGGGTATCCGCAAGTACAAGCCGACGACTCCGGGCCGTCGTGGCTCCAGCGTCGCCGACTTTGTCGAGATCACGCGGTCCACGCCGGAGAAGTCGCTGGTCCGCCCCCTGCACAGCAAGGGCGGCCGTAACAACGCCGGTCGTGTGACCGTTCGCCACCAGGGTGGCGGACACAAGCGCGCCTACCGTGTGATCGACTTCCGTCGTCACGACAAGGACGGCGTGCCGGCCAAGGTCGCGCACATCGAGTACGACCCCAACCGCACCGCTCGCATCGCCCTCCTGCACTACGCGGACGGCGAGAAGCGCTACATCATCGCTCCGCGCGGCCTGAACCAGGGCGACCGGATCGAGAACGGCCCGACGGCCGACATCAAGCCCGGTAACAACCTGGCGCTCCGCAACATCCCGGTCGGTACCACGATCCACGCGATCGAGCTCCGTCCCGGTGGCGGTGCCAAGTTCGCCCGTTCCGCGGGTGCCTCCGTGCAGCTGCTGGCGAAGGAAGGTGCCATGGCGCACCTCCGTATGCCGTCCGGTGAAATCCGCCTGGTCGACGTGCGCTGCCGCGCCACCGTCGGCGAGGTCGGCAACGCCGAGCAGTCGAACATCAACTGGGGCAAGGCCGGCCGTATGCGCTGGAAGGGCGTTCGCCCGACCGTCCGCGGTGTCGCGATGAACCCGGTTGACCACCCGCACGGTGGTGGTGAGGGCAAGACCTCCGGTGGTCGCCACCCGGTCTCCCCGTGGGGTCAGAAGGAGGGTCGTACTCGCTCGCCGAAGAAGGCTTCGAGCAAGTACATCGTCCGCCGCCGCAAGACGAACAAGAAGCGCTAG
- the rpsS gene encoding 30S ribosomal protein S19, with translation MPRSLKKGPFVDDHLVKKVDAQNEAGTKNVIKTWSRRSMIIPSMLGHTIAVHNGKTHVPVFVTESMVGHKLGEFSPTRTFRGHVKDDRKSKRR, from the coding sequence ATGCCGCGCAGTCTCAAGAAGGGGCCCTTCGTCGACGACCACCTCGTAAAGAAGGTGGACGCCCAGAACGAAGCCGGCACCAAGAACGTCATCAAGACCTGGTCCCGTCGCTCGATGATCATCCCCAGCATGCTGGGTCACACCATCGCGGTGCACAACGGCAAGACCCATGTCCCGGTGTTCGTCACCGAGTCCATGGTCGGCCACAAGCTCGGCGAGTTCTCGCCGACTCGCACCTTCCGCGGCCACGTCAAGGACGACCGGAAGTCGAAGCGCCGCTAA
- the rplV gene encoding 50S ribosomal protein L22: MEARAQARYIRVTPMKARRVVDLIRGMDATEAQAVLRFAPQAASVPVGKVLDSAIANAAHNYNHTDASSLFISEAFVDEGPTLKRFRPRAQGRAYRIRKRTSHITVVVSSKEGTR; this comes from the coding sequence ATGGAAGCCAGGGCCCAGGCGCGGTACATCCGCGTCACGCCCATGAAGGCCCGCCGCGTGGTGGACCTCATCCGTGGCATGGATGCCACGGAGGCTCAGGCGGTCCTGCGTTTCGCCCCGCAGGCCGCGAGCGTGCCGGTTGGCAAGGTGCTGGACAGCGCCATTGCCAACGCCGCGCACAACTACAACCACACGGACGCTTCTTCGCTGTTCATCAGCGAGGCGTTCGTGGACGAGGGCCCGACCCTGAAGCGGTTCCGTCCGCGTGCTCAGGGCCGTGCCTACCGGATCCGCAAGCGGACCAGCCACATCACCGTGGTCGTCAGCAGCAAGGAAGGAACCCGGTAA
- the rpsC gene encoding 30S ribosomal protein S3 → MGQKVNPHGFRLGITTDFKSRWYADKLYKDYVKEDVAIRRMMTSGMERAGISKVEIERTRDRVRVDIHTARPGIVIGRRGAEADRIRGDLEKLTGKQVQLNILEVKNPEVDAQLVAQAVAEQLSSRVSFRRAMRKSMQSAMKAGAKGIKIQCGGRLGGAEMSRSEFYREGRVPLHTLRANVEYGFFEAKTTFGRIGVKVWIYKGDVKNIAEVRAENAAARAGNRPARGGADRPAGGRGGRGGERGGRGGRKPQQAAGAEAPKAEAPAAAPAESTGTEA, encoded by the coding sequence ATGGGCCAGAAGGTAAACCCGCACGGGTTCCGGCTCGGCATCACCACGGACTTCAAGTCCCGCTGGTACGCCGACAAGCTGTACAAGGACTACGTCAAGGAAGACGTCGCCATCCGTCGGATGATGACGTCCGGCATGGAGCGCGCCGGCATCTCGAAGGTTGAGATCGAGCGCACCCGTGACCGTGTCCGCGTGGACATCCACACCGCCCGCCCGGGCATCGTCATCGGCCGCCGTGGCGCCGAGGCCGACCGCATCCGCGGCGACCTCGAGAAGCTCACCGGCAAGCAGGTCCAGCTGAACATCCTCGAGGTCAAGAACCCCGAGGTCGACGCTCAGCTCGTGGCCCAGGCCGTTGCCGAGCAGCTGTCCTCCCGCGTCTCCTTCCGTCGGGCCATGCGCAAGAGCATGCAGTCCGCCATGAAGGCCGGCGCCAAGGGCATCAAGATCCAGTGTGGTGGCCGTCTCGGCGGCGCCGAGATGTCCCGCTCGGAGTTCTACCGCGAGGGTCGTGTGCCGCTGCACACGCTGCGCGCGAACGTCGAGTACGGCTTCTTCGAGGCCAAGACCACCTTCGGCCGCATCGGCGTGAAGGTCTGGATCTACAAGGGCGATGTCAAGAACATCGCCGAGGTTCGCGCTGAGAACGCTGCCGCCCGTGCGGGTAACCGCCCGGCCCGTGGTGGCGCCGACCGTCCGGCCGGTGGCCGTGGTGGTCGCGGTGGCGAGCGTGGCGGCCGTGGAGGCCGCAAGCCGCAGCAGGCTGCCGGCGCCGAGGCCCCCAAGGCCGAGGCTCCCGCCGCCGCTCCGGCTGAGAGCACCGGAACGGAGGCCTGA
- the rplP gene encoding 50S ribosomal protein L16 yields MLIPRRVKHRKQHHPKRRGMAKGGTEVAFGEYGIQALTPAYVTNRQIEAARIAMTRHIKRGGKVWINIYPDRPLTKKPAETRMGSGKGSPEWWIANVHPGRVMFELSYPNEKIAREALTRAAHKLPMKCRIVRREAGES; encoded by the coding sequence ATGCTGATCCCTCGTAGGGTCAAGCACCGCAAGCAGCACCACCCGAAGCGTCGCGGTATGGCGAAGGGTGGCACTGAGGTCGCATTCGGCGAGTACGGCATCCAGGCGCTGACCCCGGCGTACGTGACGAACCGCCAGATCGAGGCGGCTCGTATCGCGATGACCCGCCACATCAAGCGTGGCGGCAAGGTCTGGATCAACATCTACCCGGACCGTCCGCTGACGAAGAAGCCTGCCGAGACCCGCATGGGTTCCGGTAAGGGTTCTCCCGAGTGGTGGATCGCCAACGTGCACCCGGGCCGGGTCATGTTCGAGCTGTCCTACCCGAACGAGAAGATTGCTCGTGAGGCGCTCACCCGCGCTGCTCACAAGCTTCCGATGAAGTGCCGGATCGTGCGGCGCGAGGCAGGTGAGTCGTGA
- the rpmC gene encoding 50S ribosomal protein L29 has translation MAAGTKASELRELGNEELVAKLREAKEELFKLRFQAATGQLENNGRLKAVRKDIARIYTLMHERELGIETVESA, from the coding sequence ATGGCGGCCGGTACCAAGGCATCCGAGCTGCGTGAGCTCGGCAACGAGGAGCTCGTTGCCAAGCTTCGTGAGGCGAAGGAAGAGCTGTTCAAGCTCCGTTTCCAGGCGGCCACCGGCCAGCTGGAGAACAACGGCCGCCTCAAGGCCGTCCGCAAGGACATCGCCCGGATCTACACCCTGATGCACGAGCGCGAGCTCGGCATCGAGACGGTGGAGAGCGCCTGA
- the rpsQ gene encoding 30S ribosomal protein S17: MSESNVTENKTDRGFRKTREGLVVSDKMDKTVVVAVEDRVKHALYGKVIRRTNKLKAHDEQNAAGVGDRVLLMETRPLSATKRWRVVEILEKAK, translated from the coding sequence ATGAGCGAGAGCAACGTGACTGAGAACAAGACTGACCGCGGCTTCCGCAAGACCCGCGAGGGTCTGGTCGTCAGCGACAAGATGGACAAGACCGTCGTCGTCGCCGTCGAGGACCGTGTCAAGCACGCGCTGTACGGCAAGGTCATCCGCCGTACCAACAAGCTCAAGGCGCACGACGAGCAGAACGCCGCCGGCGTCGGCGACCGCGTCCTCCTGATGGAGACCCGGCCGCTGTCCGCCACCAAGCGGTGGCGCGTCGTCGAGATCCTCGAGAAGGCCAAGTAA
- the rplN gene encoding 50S ribosomal protein L14 codes for MIQQESRLRVADNTGAKEILCIRVLGGSGRRYAGIGDVIVATVKDAIPGGNVKKGDVVKAVIVRTVKERRRQDGSYIRFDENAAVILKNDGDPRGTRIFGPVGRELREKKFMKIISLAPEVL; via the coding sequence GTGATCCAGCAGGAGTCGCGACTGCGTGTCGCCGACAACACTGGTGCCAAGGAGATCCTTTGCATCCGTGTTCTCGGTGGCTCCGGTCGCCGCTACGCGGGCATCGGTGACGTCATCGTCGCCACCGTCAAGGACGCGATCCCCGGCGGCAACGTGAAGAAGGGTGACGTCGTCAAGGCCGTCATCGTTCGCACCGTCAAGGAGCGCCGCCGCCAGGACGGCTCGTACATCCGCTTCGACGAGAACGCCGCTGTCATTCTGAAGAACGACGGCGACCCTCGTGGCACCCGTATCTTCGGCCCGGTCGGCCGTGAGCTGCGCGAGAAGAAGTTCATGAAGATCATCTCGCTCGCGCCGGAGGTGCTGTAA
- the rplX gene encoding 50S ribosomal protein L24, with product MKIKKGDLVQVITGKDKGKQGKVIQAIPAENRVLVEGVNRVKKHTKAGQTAGGSQAGGIVITEAPIHVSNVQLVVEKDGKKVVTRVGYRFDDEGNKIRVAKRTGEDI from the coding sequence ATGAAGATCAAGAAGGGCGACCTGGTTCAGGTCATCACCGGTAAGGACAAGGGCAAGCAGGGCAAGGTCATCCAGGCCATCCCCGCTGAGAACCGCGTCCTGGTCGAGGGTGTCAACCGGGTCAAGAAGCACACCAAGGCCGGTCAGACCGCTGGTGGTTCGCAGGCCGGCGGCATCGTGATCACCGAGGCCCCGATCCACGTCAGCAACGTTCAGCTGGTTGTGGAGAAGGACGGCAAGAAGGTCGTCACCCGCGTCGGTTACCGCTTCGACGACGAGGGCAACAAGATCCGCGTTGCCAAGCGCACGGGTGAGGACATCTGA